Genomic DNA from Desulfuromonas sp. TF:
TACCTCACGAGTCCCTTCGAGGGCCGCATCCTTGCGGTTCTTGCCCATCTGCCGGTGGCGGAAGATGTTTTCCAGAACCACGATGGCGTTGTCCACCACCATGCCGACGGCGAAGGCCAGGCCGGCCAGAGAGATGACGTTGATAGTGCGCCCCAGGAGGGCCATGACGATGAAGGTCCCGACCAGTGAGATGGGGATGGCCGTGGCCACGATCAGGGTGGAGGAGAAGGAGCGCAGAAAGAGAATGAGCACCAGCACCGCCAGCGTCCCGCCGATCCACAGGTTCTGCTGGACCAGGTCGATGGCCGACTCGATATATTCCGTTTCATCGTAGGTCTGGGTCAGCTCCAGCCCCTCCTCCTTCAGGACACCCTCGTTGAGTTCCCTCAGGGCCTCCTTGAGTCCGGCCATGACTTCCAGGACATTGGAGCCGCTTTCCCGCAGGGCGTTGACCGCCACGGCCGGCTCGCCGTTCTGGCGCACCGAAACGTCGGGACGTTCGTAGCCGAACCGGACCCGCGCGACGTCGCCGATGAAGACCCGCTCCCCCGAGGAGGTCGTCAGCGCCACCCGCTCCACATCGGCCGGTTCGACGAATTCAGCCAGGGTTCGAACGATGTAGCGGCGCTTCCCTTCATCGAAGCTTCCCCCGGAGATGTTGACGTTTTCCGCCTCCAGTGTCCGGATGAATTCCTGGAGGGTGAAGCCGTAGGCCGAGAGCCGTTCAGGGTCGACCACCACCTGCATCTCCCGCTCCCGGGCGCCCAGCACATTGCTTCGGGCCACCCCTGGGACTCTTTCGAAACGGGCTTTTATGAAGTCTTCGGCGAAGATCTCGTAGGTGTAGATGGGCCGGTCGTTTCCGGGGAGGGGCTTGAGTATGAACCACGCGATGGGCTGGTCCTGGGTGTTGACGGTGGAGACGACCGGCCGTTCGGCCTCCAGGGGAAGGTCGCGCACCTGGTTGAGGCGGTTGGTGACCTTGACCAGGGCCGTGTCCATGTTGGTGCCGGGCTGGAAGGTGAGAACGATCCTTCCCTCGCTGTCCCGGGATTCGGAATCCATCTCCAGGACACCCTCGACGCCCTTGAGCTCGTCTTCCTGTCGCTGAACGATCTCCCTCTCCACTTCCTCGGGGCTGGCCCCCGTCCAGACGGTGGAAACTGTGATTTCGGGACGCGCCACTTCGGGGGTGAGCTGAATGGGGGTGCGGAAAAGAGAAATCAGGCCGAAGAGCAGGACCAGAATGACCCCGACGGTGACGGCAACCTGGCGGTCGATGGAAGTGGATATAAGACTCATGGCTTTTCAGGAAGGTTCAAGGTCCAAAGTCCAAGATTCAAGGCTTGCCAGGGCATAGCCGCAGGCGACGCCCGGTCATTCCGGCTGCCTCTCCGTTACTGCCTGTCCCGACCTCAGGCGCTCGTTTCCGCGCACCACCACCCGATCGCCGGGAGCCAGGTTTCCGTCAACACCCTTTAAGGCGTATCTGTCGCCGTAGGCCCCCAGGATATCGACCGTAACCTGCTTGGCTTGACCTTCCGTCACCTTGAAGATGCGTCCGCCTCCCTGGGGCTGGGGGATCAGGGCATCCTTGGGAATCAGCAGAACGGTCTGCGGCGCGCCGAGGTGAAAAGTCACCCGGGCGAGCATGCCGGCCAGAATCTTCCCGTGGGGGTTGTCGATCGCAATTTCGACCGGAAAGGTCCGGGAAGCCGGATCCGCCCGGGGGACAACCGCGCTGACCTCTCCGGGGAAAGTCCGCCCGGTAAGGGCATCAAATGTCACTTCGGCCGGAGTCCCCCTTCCTATTTCGCTGATATGCTTTTCGGGCACCTGGACGGTGACGTGGATGACCCCGAGGTCGGCCAGTTCCACAATCGTGTCGCCCTCGGCCAGCCACTGGCCGGTTTCGGTCTTCTCCTCGACCACCTGCCCGGAAAAGGGGGCGCGCACGGTCATCCGCGCCAGGCGGTCCTCCATGATGCGGACTGCCGCCCGGAATTGTTCTGCCTGGTTCTCAAGGGCGCTGAGATCGGTGCTGCGCGCTTCGAGCTCTTCTTCGGAAATGAACTTCTGATCGAAGAGCTGCCGGGCCCGCCGGAGATCACCCCGTGCCTTCCCGATGCGGTCCCGTGTTTCGGCAAGGCGCGCCCGGGTCTCCTGCAACTGGAGCTGAACCGGCAGGGTTCGCAGACGGACCAGCGCATCCCCCCTCGATACGGTGTCGCCCTTGCGGGCTTCGAGAGATTCCACCAGACCGTCGGTCTGCGCCGCCACCTCCGCCAGACGGCGCGGCTCGGCCGTCCCGACGAGGGCCAGGGGCGGCCGCACCGTATCCTCGGTGACGGCATCGGTAACGATCAGTGCCGGCGGCGGACCTTTTTCTAATGAATTCTCTCCCGGCTGGGCGAAGGCGGAGCAGGGGAGCAGTAGCAGCAGGAGAAGAGTGCGCATTGGCGGCATGGCGGAGCAACCCTCCGGTTGGACTGATTAAACTATGCCACAGGATACGATATTTGGCAGGGCCCTGCCGATGAATCAAGACAGAAAAAAGGAGAGGTTGAAGGAAGGGGGTAATCCGGTGAGCTTGAGCCGGAAGAGGATCTGCGGGGGGGGCGATTGAGGCCGGGACCGGCTGATTGACCGGTCCCGGCGGAAGAGGAGGTCAGTTCGCCGCCTTTTTTTCCCTGCGCTCGTTCATCACCTTGTAGGCGCAGAATTCCCCGCACATGGTGCAGGCGCCGTGCTCTTCGTCCACGCCGGACTCGGCCCGGAGGCGGCGGGCCTTTTCCGGATCGAGGGCCAGGGCGAACTGCCCTTCCCAGTCGAGTTTCTTCCGGCATTTGGCCATGGCGATGTCTTTTTCGATCGCACCGGGAACGCCTTTGACGATATCCCCGGCATGGGCGGCGATGCGGCAGGCCATCACCCCTTCATGAACGTCCTCCACCGTCGGCAGGCGCAGGTGCTCGCTGGCGGTGACATAGCAGAGGAAGTCGGCTCCGGCGGCGGCGGCCAGGGTGCCTCCGATGGCGCAGGTGATGTGATCGTAGCCGGGGGCGATGTCGGTGACCAGGGGGCCGAGAACGTAGAAGGGGGCGCCGTGGCAGAGTCGCTTCTGCAACTGAATGTTGGCTTCGATCTGGTTCAGGGGTACATGCCCGGGACCCTCGATCATCACCTGCACTCCGGCATCCCAGGCCCGCTGGGTCAGTTCGCCGAGGAGAATCAACTCCTGGATCTGGGCCCGGTCGGTGGCGTCGGCCAGGCATCCCGGGCGGAAGCCGTCACCCAGGGAGAGTGTGGCATCGTAAGGCTTGACGAGCTCCAGCAGCCGGTCGAACTGCTCGAAGAGGGGGTTTTCGGCATCGTTGTGGGCCATCCACTCCACGGTGAAGGAGCCGCCGCGGGAGACGACGTCCATGATCCGGCCCTCCCGGTCCATGCGCTCCACGGTGGCGCGGGTGACCCCGCAGTGGACGGTGATGAAGTCGACGCCGTCATCGAGGTGCTTCCGGATGCCGTCGAAGATCTCGTCCGCGGTCATCTCGACCATGGCCTTCCCCTTGCGCGTCACCGTGTCGACGGCAGCCTGGTAGAGGGGGACCGAACCGATGCAGGCGCCGGTCTCGCGGATGATGGCGGCGCGGATCTCGTCGATCGGGCCGCCGGTGGAGAGGTCCATGATGGCGTCGGCGCCGGCGGCAACCGCAACCCGGGCCTTCTCCAGTTCCTTGTCGATGCTCTTGTCGTCCTTGCTGGTGCCGATGTTGGCGTTGACCTTGGTGCGCAGCCCCTTGCCCACGGCCAGGGGAACGCCGCCGGTGTGCCGATTGTTATGGCAGATGATCGCGGTCCCCTCGGCGATGCGTCCTCGAAGGATCTCGGGATCGATTCCCTCGGCCGCGGCCGCCTGTTTCATCTTGTCGGAAATAATGCCCTGACGGGCGAGTTCGAGCTGGGTCATTGTAAAATCCTTGAGTTTTAATTTGTCCAATAAATCCTGGACTTATGTCACAGTTTACAGCTTGCAGCTTGCAGCTTACAGCTTACAGCTTACAGCTTACAGCTTGCAGCTTGCAGCTTTAAAGCTTGTGCCGCCTGCCAGTGGTTGACCGGGCCGTGTCCCGAGCCCATGCTGAAGGCGGTGCGGATCGCTTCGCTGATGAAAATTTTGGCTTTTCCCACGGCTTCGACCAGGGGCACCCCCTGGACAAGAAAGGCGGCAATGGCTGCCGAATAGGCGCAGCCGGTGCCGTGGGTGTTGGGGGTGTCGAAGCGCTCGGAAGGGAACCGGTGCAGGGATTCTCCCGCCAGCAGCAGATCGACGGGCTTTCCCTGCAGATGCCCCCCCTTGAGCAGAACGTTGCGGGCGCCCATCTTCTGCAGGCGGCGGGCGGCCTTTTCCATCTCGTTTTCCGTCTCCACCGGAAGACCTGAGAGCGCCTCGGCCTCGGGGAGGTTCGGGGTGAGCAGATAGGTGTGGGGCAGCAGTTCCCGGCGAAGGGCGTCCACGGCCTCTCGCTGCAGCAGGGGAGCTCCTCCCTTGGCGATCATCACCGGATCGACCACCGCCGGAAGCGCATGCCGGGCAATGGCCCGGGCCACGACCGAAACGATTCCGGCCGAGTAAAGCATGCCGGTTTTGAGGATGTCGGCCCCCAGATCGTCCAGAACCGCTTCAATCTGGTCGGCCACGAAATCGTTCGGGACGGGATGGATTCCCCTCACGCCCCGGGTGTTCTGTGCGGTAAGGGCCGTGATCGCGCCCATGCCGTAGGTCCCGAGAAGCGTTATCGTTTTCAGGTCGGCCTGAATCCCTGCACCGCCTCCCGGATCGGAGCCTGCCACCGTAAGGACCTTGCCCCGCGGCCAGGGCCCGCGGCGATTAAAAAGGAGGGCGATTTCTCTTGCGGCCAGAGCCGGGCCGGGATCGTTCATCACAGCGGAAATCACCGCCACCGCATCGGCGCCGGCTTCGATGGCTTCGGAGGCGCGGTCCCGGTCGATGCCGCCTATGGCGACAACGGGAATCGTGACCGCCCGGCGCACTTTCCGCAGAGTCTCGAGTCCCACCAGCAGAGTGTCCTGTTTGCTGCCGGTGGGATAAATACTCCCAACGCCGACGTAATCCGCTCCCTGAGAAGCGGCCTTGAGCGCCTGCTCCACGGTGCGGGTGGAAACGCCGATGACCCCTGCGGGGCCGAGAAGTCGGCGTGCCTCGGCAACGCTCGCATCGTTCTGGCCGAGGTGAACGCCGTCAGCACCGCTTTGATGAGCCACTTCCGGGGAATCGTTGACGATAAAGGTCGCTCCGGCCTGACGGCACAGAGCGGCCAGATCCCGGGCGGCCGCTACCTTCGTTTCGATGGGAAGGTCTTTATCCCGGTACTGAACGACCCGGGCTCCCCCCTTGAGGGCGGCGGCTACACGCTCCGAAAGCCGGTCGTCACGGTTTTGGTCGGTGATGAGATATAATCCGCCGATCATGACATGATGTTTCCCGAGGTCAAAAATAAAAATCGCCGCGGCCGGAGCGGCCCGCGGCGGTGAATGATCTCCCCGGTTCCCTCACGCCGCTTCCCTACGCCGGCATCATCCGGATCAGGTTCCAAGGGTCGTTCCGGCAGCAGCGGAACTCTCAGTGTGACACTCCCCTAGCGGTCTTGCTGTAATCTGTATGTCTATGCTGAGGCCGGAAAAATCTGCTGTTCGACAGAAGAGATTCCATGGCCGGATGCTACGTGCATTTTCTCTTTAAAAGTAAGGAAAAGGCTATAGGATTCGGCATTTGCTGTCAACCATATTGTCGTCCGGAAACCGGACTTTCTCCTTTACCGGACAGGACGACAATGATAAAATCAGGCGTTTTTTCAGCCTGAAAGGAATGGTTCCATTTATGTCGTCCCGTCGTCCCACGTGTGTGGAAATCAATCTGGATGCCTTGCGCCACAACCTCGATCAGGCCAGCCGGCAGGCGGGGGAGGGGAGGCAGGTGCTGGCCGTGGTCAAGGCCGATGCCTATGGACACGGTGCCGCCAGGGTGGCCATGGCCCTTCAGGAGGCCGGAGTCGACCTCTTCGGAGTGGCCATGGTGGAGGAGGGGATGGATCTGCGCCGGGCGGGTGTTACCCGTCCGGTACTCGTCCTGGGGGGAATCTATCCCGGCCAGGAGGCGGCGATTCTGCAGCATGAGCTGACTCCCGCCCTGTTCGATCTGCAGACGGCGCATCGTCTCGACCGATTCTTCTTTCAAGCCGGACGGGTCTGCCCCTTTCATCTCAAGGTCGATACCGGAATGGGACGGGTCGGTTTCCGTCCCGAGGAGTTGGAGACGGTGCTGAGAGAGTTGGCCGGTCTGCGCTCCCTGTTTATGGAGGGGGTCATCTCCCACCTGGCACTGGCGGACGAGCCGGAGCACCCCTTCACGGACGAGCAGCTCCTGCGTTTCCGGGCCGCACTGGAGAGGGTCCGTAACGCCGGTTTTTCCCCGCATCTCATCCATTTGAGCAACAGTGCCGCTCTTTTTTCCCGGGAAGTGCCGGAATGCAACATGGTGCGTCCCGGCATCGTTCTCTACGGCGGCCTTCCTTCCGCCGTATTCGCCGGTCGTCTCGACCTGCAGCCGGTGATGAGTTTTCGCACCTCCGTGGTTCAGGTCAAGGAGGTTCCCGCCGGAACGGGAGTTTCCTACAGTCACCGCTTTGTGGCCGAGCGGCCGACCATACTCGCCGCCATCCCGGTGGGGTATGCAGACGGATACAGCCGGCACCTCTCCTGCAAGGCAGAAGTCCTCGTTCGCGGCCGAAGGGCCAGGGTCGCAGGGACGGTGTGCATGGACTGGACCCTCATCGACGTCACGGACATTCCCGGCGTTGTCGTCGGCGATGAGGTGACCCTGCTCGGTCGGGACAACGGCCAGGTGATCACCGCCGAGGAATGGGCCGAAAAGGTGGGAACCATCTCCTACGAGGTTTTCTGCCAGGTCAGCAAACGCGTTCCGAGGATTTACATGGAGTCAGGAATCAGGACTCAGGAATCAGGAGACCCGGAAATCCGGAATCTGAAAAACCTGATACCTGAGACCTGATGCCTGAGATGAGCGAAGCGAATTTCTTATTCGCCCTCGATCTGGGCACTACCACTCTGGCCGGTCGCCTCATCGACCGCAATGGGGTTGTTCTTGCCGAGGCGAAGCTGTCCAATCCCCAGCGGGAATTGGGCAGCGATGTCATCCGCCGCCTGGAAGCTTCTCTGAAAGGAGAAGGAACACATCTGCAGGCTCTGCTGATTTCCGGAATCGAGGCCCTGTTTTCAGAACTTCTGGCCCAGGCCGGATGCTCGCGCGCAGATATTTCCGCCGCCGCGGCGGCCGGCAACCCGGCCATTTCCCATCTGCTGCGCAATCTCCCCGTGGAGGCCCTCCTCTTTCCACCCCACCGGCCCCGCGAGAGGGCGGGAGTGTTTCTCGACCCCGCTGATCTGGGAATCGATCTTCCCGTTCCCCTCTATCTTTTCCCCCTGGTCAGCGGCTATGTCGGAGGGGACCTGGTCGCCTTCCTTTACGGGGAAGAATCTGGCGCCTCACCCCTCACCCCTCACCCCTCACGTTTCTTCCTAGACATCGGCACCAACGGGGAAATGGCCCTTTTCGACGGTCAGGGGTGGCTGACCACCTCGGTGGCGGCCGGGCCGGCTTTCGAGGCAGGGGAGATCTCCTGCGGCATGGCGGTGCAGCCGGGGGCGGTGGCGTCGGTGCGGCTGGAGGGCGATTCTCTTCGCCTTTCGGTGATCGGCGACGGTCCTCCACGGGGGATTTGCGGCAGCGGTCTGGCCGCCGTCATCGCCGCCGCCCTGGATGGCGGTCTGATCGATCGACGCGGGAACATCGTCGAGGCCGGTGAGGTGGCGACCAATCTGGCACGCCACATCGCCGATACTCCCTCCGGCCGCGCCTTGCGTCTTTACCGGGATGCGGCGGTCGAACTTCTGGTCACCCAGCAGGATATCCGCAATTTTCAACTGGCCAAGGGTGCCCTCAAGGCCGGTGCCGAATGTCTTATGGCCAGGGCCGGTCTCGATTCAGACCGAATCGGTGAGGTCGTGGTGACCGGCGCCTTCGGTTTTTCTCTCGCTCCCGAGGTCCTTAAAAGGGTTGCCTTGCTCCCGCCAAACATGGTAGATAAGGTACGCTTTGCCGCCGCCGGCGCTCTGGCCGGGGTCTGCCGCCTGCTCATCGACTCCTCCGGCCCCGTCAAGGTTCAACGTCTTGCCGATGTTCTGAAGCCTTATCCCCTTTCGGGGACGCCGGCCTTTGAAGAAGCCTTCGTCGCTTCCCTCGATTTTTAAAAACCGCCAGAAGACGGTTTTTTCTTGTTTTTGGAATATCTAAATATCTTCCGGGTAAAGAAAGGAACAACCCATGGCCGTCATCAAAAGAGCCCTGATCAGTGTGTCGGATAAGACCGGCGTGGTCGATTTTGCCAAGGAACTGAGTGCCTTCGGCGTCGAGATTCTTTCCACCGGCGGTACGGCCGCCCTGCTGCGCAAGGAGGGGCTCGCCGTCAAGGATGTCTCCGAATTCACAGGGTTTCCTGAAATGCTCGACGGCCGGGTCAAGACCCTCCATCCCAAGGTTCACGGCGGCCTCCTGGGGATGCGCGATAACCCGGAGCATGTAGCAAAAATGGCCGAACACGGCATTGAACCCATCGATATGGTGGTGGTTAATCTCTATCCCTTCCAGGCGACGGTGGCCAGGGAGGGGTGCACCCTGGAGGATGCCATCGAGAATATCGACATCGGCGGGCCGACCATGCTGCGCAGCGCCGCCAAGAACAATCGCGACGTCACCGTCCTTGTCGATTGCTCCGACTACGCGTCGGTCCTTGCCGAGATGAAGGAGAGCGGCGGTGCGGTCTGCCGCCCTACCAATTTCCGTCTTGCCGTCAAGGTATACCAGCACACCGCCGCCTACGACGGGGCGATTTCCAATTGGCTGGGGAAGCGACTCGATGAAGATTCGGCTGAATTCCCGCCGACCCTCACTCTCCAGTTCAAAAAGGCCCAGGGGATGCGTTACGGCGAAAACCCCCATCAGAAGGCGGCCTTCTATGTTGAGGGCGAGATAAAAGAGTCTTCCATCTCCACCGCCCGCCAGCTTCAGGGCAAGGAGCTTTCCTACAACAACATCGCCGATACCGATGCCGCCCTCGAATGCGTCAAGCAGTTCGACGAGGGGCCGGCCTGCGTAATCGTCAAGCACGCCAACCCCTGCGGAGTGGCTTACGGCGGCACGCTCCTCGAAGCCTACGAGCGGGCCTTCTCCACCGATCCGGAATCGGCCTTCGGCGGAATCATCGCCCTGAACGGGGAGCTCGATGCGGAGACAGCCCGTGCCATCGTCGATCGCCAGTTCGTCGAAGTAATCATCGCCCCTTCCGTTTCTTCGGCGGCCTCCGAAATTGTGGCCGCCAAGAAGAACGTGCGCCTTCTGGAGTGTGGCCGGTGGCCCGCCGAGCCCGGCCAGCGCCTCGAAATGAAGCGGGTCAACGGCGGCCTGCTGGTGCAGGACGCTGATCTTTCCCTGGTGGACGATCTGCGGGTCGTCTCCCGGCGCAAGCCGACCGACGAGGAGCTGAAGGATCTTCTCTTCACCTGGCGGGTGGCCAAGTTCGTCAAGTCCAATGCCATCGTCTACGGCAAGGGTGGAATGACCATCGGCGTCGGCGCCGGGCAGATGAGCAGGGTCAACTCGGCCCGGATCGCCGCCATCAAGGCCGAACACGCCCGCCTGGAGGTGAAGGGATCGGTGATGGCTTCCGACGCTTTCTTCCCCTTCCGTGATGGAATCGACAACGCTGCCACTGTAGGAATCGCTGCAGTCATTCAGCCCGGCGGATCGATCCGCGACGAAGAAGTCATCGCCGCCGCCGACGAACACGGCATGGCCATGGTGTTTACGGGGATGCGGCATTTCAGGCACTAAATGGAGGAAGCGGCCCTTTTGCCCAATCTCTGCGTCAGGCTACACAATGGTCCTTGTGCGGCGTACGGTGTACGCCTCCGCGGCCATCGCTTGCCTTCCTTGACCTTGGCCAAAATTGCTCGCTNNNNNNNNNNNNNNNNNNNNNNNNNNNNNNNNNNNNNNNNNNNNNNNNNNNNNNNNNNNNNNNNNNNNNNNNNNGAAGGTTTTATCATGAAGGTTCTGGTGATCGGCGGGGGCGGCCGCGAGCACGCCCTGGTTTGGAAAATAGCCCAGTCTCCGCTGGTGGAGCGGATCTACTGCGCTCCCGGAAACCCCGGCATTGCCAGGCAGGCCGAGTGCGTTCCGCTGGCGGTGGATGATGTCGAAAGACTTCTGGCCTTTGCACGGGAGAGGGAGATCGGCCTGACCGTGGTCGGCCCCGAGCTTCCGCTCACCCTCGGTATCGTTGACCGGTTCCGGGACGCAGGGCTCACCATCTTCGGCGCTGACCGCAAGGCGGCGCAGATCGAAGGGAGCAAAGCGTTTGCCAAGGACCTGATGGCCAGGCACGGCGTTCCCACCGCGGCTTACGGCACCTTCACCGACCATCGGCAGGCGGTCGACTTCATCATGAGCCACGGTGCTCCGATCGTGGTCAAGGCCGACGGTCTGGCGGCGGGGAAAGGGGTGATCGTCGCCCGCACCGAAGAGGAAGCGATCTCGGCCGTCGATTCGATTCTGCTGGAAGGCGCTTTCGGTGAAGCCGGCAGCCAGGTGGTCATCGAGGAGTTCCTGGAAGGGGAGGAGGCTTCCTTTCTCGCCTTCACCGACGGCAAGACGATTCTGCCTCTGGCCTCGGCGCAGGACCATAAGCCCGTTTTTGACGGCGACCAGGGGCCGAACACTGGCGGCATGGGGGCCTACTCGCCCGCTCCCGTGGTGACGGCGGAGCTGCATGAACGGATCATCGAGACCGTGCTTCGGCCGATAATCGACGGAATGGCCAGCGAAGGATGTCCCTACAGCGGCATTCTCTATGCCGGTCTGATGATCAAGAACGGCGATATCCAGGTTCTCGAATTCAATGCACGCTTCGGCGATCCCGAGGCCCAGCCGCTGCTGGCGCGCCTCAAGTCGGACCTCGTGCCCGTCCTTCTGGCCTGCGCCCGGGGAAGCCTGGAAGGGGTTTCCCTCGACTGGCACGACAAGGCGGCCGTCTGCGTCGTCATAGCCTCCGGCGGCTATCCAGGCTCGTTCGAGAAGGGATATGAGATCCGCGGACTCGAGGAAGCGTCCACTATCGACGACCTGATGGTCTTCCATGCCGGAACCGCCCTCAATGACGGACGGATCGTCAACTCCGGCGGTCGGGTTCTGGGCGTCACGGGGCTGGGCGAAACCGTAGCCGCCGCCATCGACAAGGCCTACCGCGGAGTGAAGGTGATCTCCTGGGAAGGGGCTCACTACCGGACGGACATCGGCAAGAAGGCGCTGGGCCGATAAAGTTAAGTCTGAGTCTTATAGGTCCTCTATGTCCTATAGGACCTATTTAAAAAAATTGGAGGCATCAAATGAGCGAACAAAAGCCCCTGGTTGGAATACTCATGGGAAGCGATAACGATTACGAGGTGATGATTGAGGCAGGGCGTGCTCTGAAGAGCTTCGGAGTCCCCTTCGAGATGAACGTCTCCAGCGCCCACCGTACTCCCAAGCGTACCGCCGGATATGTCCGCGAAGCGCGCGGCAGAGGTATCAAGGTGCTGATCGCCGGCGCCGGAGCCGCCGCTCACCTGGCCGGCGTGGTGGCCGCCGAGACGACCCTGCCGGTCATCGGTGTTCCCATCGATTCCTCGTCCCTCAAGGGTCTGGATTCCCTTCTGGCGACGGTGCAGATGCCCGCAGGCATTCCGGTGGCCACCATGGCGATCGGCAAGGCCGGAGCCAGAAACGCGGGGATTTTCGCCGTCCAGCTTCTCGCCCTTGGTGACTCCGTTCTTTCCGAAAAACTTTCCGCATACAAGGAAGAGCTGGCGGCGGGAGTGGCAGTCAGAGCCGAGGCCCTCCAAGAGCGTTTGTCTAAAGAGAAATTTTAATATTTACAAGGAGTTGAAGGATAGCGCCAGGACAGGAGCGAGTGGGATCGGGGGCGATTTTTCTTGACAGGTAAAGTTGCCCTATATTAACTTCGTCTGGGTTCATCCATTTCGATTTGAGGCCGAACAGGGTTGGTTTCGATTGATTTATTTTTCTGTAATCCCGCCTATCGTATTTTTTTCTCATGTTCAGGGATCTGCTGACATCACCCGACTTTTGCGGTCGTTCAGCAGCGTCCATTTAATAGAGAAGTGGTTGTCGCCACTCCGGGAGATCTGATTTGAACGCAAAAGACCGTAATCCTGCCACGGCTCTCTGGGATTTTTTCTGTTCCTTGAAGCTGACCATCGTCACTCTGATTCTACTGGCCGCTACTTCGATTATCGGGACTGTCATTCAGCAGAACCGCACCCCTGAAGAATACCTCCAAGTCTACAGCGAGACCACCTACAGGATCCTTAATACCCTGAAGTTTTTCGACATGTATCACTCCTGGTGGTTTCTGGCACTCCTCGGTATTTTTTCCATAAACCTCATCTCCTGTTCCATCAAGCGCTTCCCCCGGGTATGGAAGACGGTCAAAGAACCGGTGCTGGTGCCGGATGAGACGCTCTATCGCACCTTCTCAAACATGGAGGAGATAGTCATCCCGGCTTCCGTCGACGAGGTCAGGAAGAAGGTCGCCGATTTCACAAGCTCCCATTTCTCCACACCCGTGGTGACCGAAGAAAGCGGCAAGGTGCACCTTTTCGCGCAGAAGGCGGCCTACGCCCGCTTCGGCGTCTACGTCACTCATATCTCCATCCTGATCATCTTCATCGGCGCCATCATCGGAACCCTCTGGGGATACAAGGCCTTTGTCAATATCGTCGAGGGGACCGCTACCGACAAGGTCTGGCCGCGAGGTTCCAACGAACCCATCGACCTCGGTTTTTCAGTTCGCTGCGACGAGTTTTCGGTCTCCTATTACGAGGGATCGAGCCGCCCCAGGGAGTTCAAGAGCCTTCTCACCGTCATCGACGAAGGGCGGACCATTACC
This window encodes:
- the alr gene encoding alanine racemase yields the protein MSSRRPTCVEINLDALRHNLDQASRQAGEGRQVLAVVKADAYGHGAARVAMALQEAGVDLFGVAMVEEGMDLRRAGVTRPVLVLGGIYPGQEAAILQHELTPALFDLQTAHRLDRFFFQAGRVCPFHLKVDTGMGRVGFRPEELETVLRELAGLRSLFMEGVISHLALADEPEHPFTDEQLLRFRAALERVRNAGFSPHLIHLSNSAALFSREVPECNMVRPGIVLYGGLPSAVFAGRLDLQPVMSFRTSVVQVKEVPAGTGVSYSHRFVAERPTILAAIPVGYADGYSRHLSCKAEVLVRGRRARVAGTVCMDWTLIDVTDIPGVVVGDEVTLLGRDNGQVITAEEWAEKVGTISYEVFCQVSKRVPRIYMESGIRTQESGDPEIRNLKNLIPET
- the thiC gene encoding phosphomethylpyrimidine synthase ThiC, translating into MTQLELARQGIISDKMKQAAAAEGIDPEILRGRIAEGTAIICHNNRHTGGVPLAVGKGLRTKVNANIGTSKDDKSIDKELEKARVAVAAGADAIMDLSTGGPIDEIRAAIIRETGACIGSVPLYQAAVDTVTRKGKAMVEMTADEIFDGIRKHLDDGVDFITVHCGVTRATVERMDREGRIMDVVSRGGSFTVEWMAHNDAENPLFEQFDRLLELVKPYDATLSLGDGFRPGCLADATDRAQIQELILLGELTQRAWDAGVQVMIEGPGHVPLNQIEANIQLQKRLCHGAPFYVLGPLVTDIAPGYDHITCAIGGTLAAAAGADFLCYVTASEHLRLPTVEDVHEGVMACRIAAHAGDIVKGVPGAIEKDIAMAKCRKKLDWEGQFALALDPEKARRLRAESGVDEEHGACTMCGEFCAYKVMNERREKKAAN
- a CDS encoding ASKHA domain-containing protein — encoded protein: MSEANFLFALDLGTTTLAGRLIDRNGVVLAEAKLSNPQRELGSDVIRRLEASLKGEGTHLQALLISGIEALFSELLAQAGCSRADISAAAAAGNPAISHLLRNLPVEALLFPPHRPRERAGVFLDPADLGIDLPVPLYLFPLVSGYVGGDLVAFLYGEESGASPLTPHPSRFFLDIGTNGEMALFDGQGWLTTSVAAGPAFEAGEISCGMAVQPGAVASVRLEGDSLRLSVIGDGPPRGICGSGLAAVIAAALDGGLIDRRGNIVEAGEVATNLARHIADTPSGRALRLYRDAAVELLVTQQDIRNFQLAKGALKAGAECLMARAGLDSDRIGEVVVTGAFGFSLAPEVLKRVALLPPNMVDKVRFAAAGALAGVCRLLIDSSGPVKVQRLADVLKPYPLSGTPAFEEAFVASLDF
- the thiD gene encoding bifunctional hydroxymethylpyrimidine kinase/phosphomethylpyrimidine kinase; its protein translation is MIGGLYLITDQNRDDRLSERVAAALKGGARVVQYRDKDLPIETKVAAARDLAALCRQAGATFIVNDSPEVAHQSGADGVHLGQNDASVAEARRLLGPAGVIGVSTRTVEQALKAASQGADYVGVGSIYPTGSKQDTLLVGLETLRKVRRAVTIPVVAIGGIDRDRASEAIEAGADAVAVISAVMNDPGPALAAREIALLFNRRGPWPRGKVLTVAGSDPGGGAGIQADLKTITLLGTYGMGAITALTAQNTRGVRGIHPVPNDFVADQIEAVLDDLGADILKTGMLYSAGIVSVVARAIARHALPAVVDPVMIAKGGAPLLQREAVDALRRELLPHTYLLTPNLPEAEALSGLPVETENEMEKAARRLQKMGARNVLLKGGHLQGKPVDLLLAGESLHRFPSERFDTPNTHGTGCAYSAAIAAFLVQGVPLVEAVGKAKIFISEAIRTAFSMGSGHGPVNHWQAAQALKLQAASCKL
- a CDS encoding efflux RND transporter periplasmic adaptor subunit, with the protein product MPPMRTLLLLLLLPCSAFAQPGENSLEKGPPPALIVTDAVTEDTVRPPLALVGTAEPRRLAEVAAQTDGLVESLEARKGDTVSRGDALVRLRTLPVQLQLQETRARLAETRDRIGKARGDLRRARQLFDQKFISEEELEARSTDLSALENQAEQFRAAVRIMEDRLARMTVRAPFSGQVVEEKTETGQWLAEGDTIVELADLGVIHVTVQVPEKHISEIGRGTPAEVTFDALTGRTFPGEVSAVVPRADPASRTFPVEIAIDNPHGKILAGMLARVTFHLGAPQTVLLIPKDALIPQPQGGGRIFKVTEGQAKQVTVDILGAYGDRYALKGVDGNLAPGDRVVVRGNERLRSGQAVTERQPE